The Lineus longissimus chromosome 10, tnLinLong1.2, whole genome shotgun sequence genome segment TTGACCAGTTGATGAGGAGGGTCAAACCTAAAAGGAGGAACAATGAACTAACTGAACAAACACCAGACCAGTCAGCCAATGTGCTTTCCACAGTCAGAATCATCAGGAGTTGAATAGCATATGCCTGATGTTGGTTTGAAGGACCATATGTCTTCTCTCATGGCCTTCCCTTGGCTTAGTAAACTCTTGTCTCATACTGAGATTTGATTATTATAGAACAGCTTCTAATTTTATGCCCATCCAGTTAGGACAATCTGGTCATTGCATGGTGGCCGAGTGTCTTTTCAGCTCTTCCCATAATATCTTCTAATTCTGATTTCAGCTGGTTGCACATGTGTCATGTCCCTGTTCTGTGCTCTCGCCTTGGCGTACTTCGACAAACGACTGAACCGGATATTGaaaaaagatgaagaaaaaaCGGGTAGGGTTGGATGAAATTGGTATAAGCTCAACTCATTTATAGTTGAAGAAGTTTCAAACCTTGAATGTAATGGCGATTGCCTTCAGAGCAGTATTAAGaagttttgaaatgaatgaCTGCATAGAGATGATTCTCCATGTGCTCAGGTAGTAGCTCAAACTCTCCCAAGTTTtccctggttcgaaccccacagTCAGCCTGTGACGTGGGTCTCTTTTGTTAAACTGATGCTGAATTAGACTGATTCTTACCATCGCTAGCCCAGTGTTAAGTTTCTTATGCTTGCATCACTCTGGTCCTATTTACGCTGTCGCACAGAGCCCAAAGCCTCCTAAAAGTGGTGTTCTGGTGTTATTTGAAATATCTGGTTGGCCGTATTGTATGCACAGGGCCAATGTGAGTATTAAAGGAAAGTGCCATTATCAGAGGAGGGAGAAGTTTTTCCACTTGACTTACCAGTCGAGTTTGTTGTGAACTTGTACTTGTTGTTTGCAGGTGAAGTGATCCACATGACTGATATCAAAGACTTCTCTATAGCAGTCTGGCTCTGTTGTCTCATCTGTGTTGCCTACTATGTTGCTATCTTCCCTTTCATTGGATTGGGGCTGTAAGTATGTCATTGAAGTGGCCCTATCCTAAATATAgaattgtgactatgtcttcatcAAACCATTGGGAATAATCAAACAAATCTCTCTTCATTATGTGTTTCCACACATCAGACTGCAGTGGTCATTGGGCTCAACGTGGCCTACTTTTGAGGGATCAGGAAGCAGACAGTACATTTTCACGCCCACAAAAAGGGGAAGTTTCATGATAAACTCTACCAAGTATAGATAAGTACTTGCCTCGTCCTTGACGTCCTCGTCCTTGACGTCCTCGTCCTTGACGTCCTCGTCCTTGACGTCCTCGTCCTTGACGTCCTCGTCCTTGAACATTGAATCTGATCTTGATTCATGTCGTGTTTTCCAGCGTGTTCTTTGAGCAGAAGTTTGACATGGAACCAGCAGACGCTAATGCTGTCAACAGGTGTGTTACCTCTAGATTCACCTTTTGGCTGTTTTGATAGGTTAGCCTTTGTGCTCCCTTTCAACAATCACTTCATCTGTGACATTACAGTCTAAACCGGTCTTCATTGTAACCATTCGAATGTATTATGGGCTGATAGCCTGTATTGAAAAGATAGAACGCATGTAAGCTCAAGTTAACCAAAGCTCTATGAATCTTCACTTTCTCATTACAGTATCGTCTACATCATTTCTGCTGTTGCATCACCATTTTTTGGCTTTGTGATTGACAAGACTGGGAAGAATGTATTCTGGGTAATAGCTGGTGTGTTAGTGACGATAGCCTGCCATGGCACACTGGCATTTACGTTCATAAATCCTTATGTGGCAATGGTACGTGTATTGTTTGTCTAATGAATGTAACAGAGTGAGGATGATATATTGTACCTCCTAAGTGACACTGTCATGGGCACCGCCTAGTGTTGTATTACTTGGGCACCCTCCACCGATTGACCGCTCTTGGCCTTGCTCGACTTCAGTGAGCAAATGGACCAAGCCCATCTCCATAAGGAAGTTGCTTGAAGGAATGAATGGTTTGATGTCTCAACAATGAACAGTCAAAGATATGTGAAGTTATGGACAACTCTGTACCTCAGCTTTCCtgttttgaattgaattgtttatTGCAAACCTGAATATCATGTAAATTGTAACAATACATTTAATTGTCTTTGCAGAGTGTCATGGGCTTAGCCTACTCTGTTCTGGCCAGTGCCTTGTGGCCAATGGTAGCTTTAGTTGTACCCGAACATCAGTTAGGAACTGCATATGGAATGTAAGTAAGGCTAGTGTGTGACCACTGGCTTGTGAGTGTACTTGTAGTATAGCTTAGCCTACTCCATTCTAGCCAGGGCCTAGCATTTGCTTCCACCCCAGGAGTGTTCTTGTTCCTCTGTGTGAACAGATGGGTAGGTGATAAGGCTGATAGTAGGATGAAACATTCTCATGTTTCAATGTATAATGTAACTACTATTTACTTGTCACACAGTTTCGAAAGAGTTCTTGCAATGAGACATAAGACCAATGTTTCTTTGTGTTGGTGCTTATCCCAGGGACAAGAAAACAGCCAATTCAACTTGTCAGTAGCTCATGGTGGATTCTTCTCCCTGACCAAGCACTGAGTCACTATGGTAGTTAACCAACCAGCTCAAACGAGATTGCACAGCATGAAACCAGGCCAAATTTGAAGTGACTAGGGGATATCTAGATTCCGCAGTGAAATGCGTAAAGAGcaacgcagaagaagaaatatgaaatcatgaaatggaTAAACAGATCATTGTCATGTTGTTCCTTTTCAGAATGCAGTCCATCCAGAATCTGGGTCTTGCTGTGATCTCTATAGTTGCTGGTCTGATTGTCGACAGCAAAGGCTATTTATTCCTGGAGGTCTTCTTCCTTGCCTGGTTGTGTTGTAAGTGTTCCACTTCATAACAGCTAAAATGTCAGAtaaattcaatcaatcaatgcaaGCCGAGAAATTGACCTTGAGTAAATACTTGGTTTATACACTATGAGCTTTGTCAGTACAACTAACATGTTTGACAGAGGTCACCTGGTGATATCAGCTGACCTCCAGGGTTGTCGGTTCTGAGGATCTGGTCATGGGTGTGTGCCAGTTGCAGGCACCATCTCCATAGAGGTCATCTGAAACATAGATACTGCAGCATAGACCTGCAGTCATTAGCTCATCACACACCAGGAAGTTATACACTTGAACTCCCCTGGCATGGACATCAAGCTGTCTCATCAATTATCAGTATGACCGACTTGGACAAGGCCTTGGTTACTTCAGTACCACCCTCCCAACAATCTCATGAGAGAGACCCTGTGGTTACTACAGCAGTCTTAACTTAGTCTTCAACATGAGAGATCAACTCCAGAAGAAGAATTAATTAGCATCTGAAATGTCATCTTCTTCCAGTGGCTCTGATAGGAGCTGTGTTATTGTATGTGACAGACGCCACGCGAGGAGGGAGATTGAACATGTCCGCCGGGACGAGACGCAACATCGAAGAGTTGCAAGAAGAGTAAGAATACTTttcacatttatttctttgcTCATTTTGGATGTTGGTTGTGAAATGCACAAAACCCATTCTAGCTCCTTTCAGAAAATGCTGAGCTGGAACGAACATGATAATGAGCACCAGTGAGGGCCACCTTTGATGTTTTGACATCGAACCCTCAGAGACTGTTTTCATGTGAAACAGTTCCCTCTTTCTGAGGTTGTGTGGTCAGTTACAATTGACCAACTAATAACAAAAGTAATCCACCACCTTTGACAATCACCTGGTTTAACCATGTTAAC includes the following:
- the LOC135494554 gene encoding major facilitator superfamily domain-containing protein 1-like isoform X2 → MYRLYAQVKQTFLKKFIHQFFPFCSRMMGENERTPLLKGADDEKELSGCGGTICCNPWRPVHRYLVLIIMCFLSFGSYFCYDNPAAMQDTMKSDLNIDTQTFMGFYSFYSWPNVILCFFGGFLIDRVFGVRLGAIIFSLFVTVGQGIFALGAFVDKVWLMDMGRFIFGIGGESLCVAQNTYAVSWFKGRELNMVFGLQLSFSRVGSTVNMNVMPTLYRFMAQFYQGYTCLGVVLLIAGCTCVMSLFCALALAYFDKRLNRILKKDEEKTGEVIHMTDIKDFSIAVWLCCLICVAYYVAIFPFIGLGLVFFEQKFDMEPADANAVNSIVYIISAVASPFFGFVIDKTGKNVFWVIAGVLVTIACHGTLAFTFINPYVAMSVMGLAYSVLASALWPMVALVVPEHQLGTAYGIMQSIQNLGLAVISIVAGLIVDSKGYLFLEVFFLAWLCLALIGAVLLYVTDATRGGRLNMSAGTRRNIEELQEDKSVQNEKQ